The genomic segment GAGGACTTAAATTGACGGACAGGAAGCCCAGCATGCAACCGGCAATCACCGAGTTCCTCGCTCAACGTCGCATCGCCGTGGTCGGCGTTTCGCGCAACCGTGGGTTTGGCAATGCCGTGTTCAAGAAACTGGCCGAGTGCGGCTACGAGACGGTGCCGATCAACGCCAACGCCGACACGGTCGAGGGCGTGCGCTGTTTCCGCAGTCTCGCCAAACTCCCGGCCCCGGTGGACGCGGTGGTCACGGTTGTCCCGCCGTCCCAGACGCCGGGCCTTGTCGAGGAATGCGCCGCCCTTGGCATCAAGCACATCTGGATGCAGCAGGGTTCGGAATCGAAAGCCGCCATTGAGAAGGCCGGTGCCCTCGGTTTGAATGCCGTGCACCACGCCTGCCTGCTCATGTACGCCGACCCGCGCGGCATTCACGGCCTGCATCGCTGGCTCCACGATCGTCTTGGCGGGGGCTGAGCCCTCTCCTAAATCACTCCCTTCCCAAAGTCCGCCAGATCGGGTTGAACGAACCCGTCGTGGCCGCGTATATTGTGATTGAAGCTCGAGCCGGGCCTCCTCCTGCGCGACCGACATCGCTTCCGGCTCGTCAACGCCTGACCGGCCACATCGACAGATCGGGAGGGCACTCCCTGCAGATCGATCGGTTGCGGTTTCGCCGGGCGCGAAACCGTTGGGACACTCCAACCGAAGAGGAGGTAGGTATGAAACGGGCTTGGATCCTGCTCGCTCTGGCCGCGCTTTGGCCGGCCGTCGGGAACGCCGGCGGGGCGCGTGGACACCTGCAGACCGGCGATCTGCCGACTTATCTGCGCGACCGCGGCGAGGGCATCCCCACGTCGATGTTCGGCACCTATGTGCAGAAGGGACAACTTCTCGTCTATCCCTTCGTCGAGCACTACCGCAACGCCAATGAGGAGTATGCCCCCAACGAACTGGGCGGGACCGAGGATGTCGATTATCGTGGCGACTACGAAGCCAACGAGCAATTGCTTTTCCTCGCCTATGGCATCAGCGACCGGCTGGCCATCGAGATGGAAGGGGCGATCATGCAGGCCGAACTCGAGCGCAGCCGAGAGGATGCCTCGCCGCTGCCGACCGAGATTACCGAGTCGGGGCTGGGCGATGTCGAAGGACAGCTGCGCTTCCGCTGGGCGCGCGAAACGGCGGGGCGTCCCGAGGTGTTCAGTTATTTCGAAACCGTCTTCCCGACCCAGAATGAGACCTCGCTCATCGGCACCTCCGACTGGGAATTCAAACTCGGAACCGGCCTGACCCGTGGGTTTGGCTTCGGCACGATGACCGTGCGCGGCGCCTTCGAGTACAACCGCGCCGAGGACTTAATCGAAGTCGGCGAATTGGCCGTCGAGTACCTCAAACGGCTCTCGCCGAATTTTCGCGTTTACACCGGCGTCGAGGGCGTGCAGGATGAGTGGGAGTTCATCAGCGAATTGCAGTGGCATGTCGCCGGCAATCTGTTCTTCAAGTTCAACAACGCCTTCGGGGTGACCTCCAAGGCGGCCGACTGGGCCCCGGAGATGGGGATCATGTTCGGGCTGTGAGGCCCCCTCCGCCCGTGGCGGAGGGCGGCCTGAAGGTCGCCCTCCGCTTGCCGCGGGCTCGCTGGACGCTAATACTCCACGTACACCGGCCGATCCTCCTGCACCGCCAGTTCGGCCGCCTTCATGAAGGCCTGACGGATTTCATCGCTGGAGGCACTGGCGGCCACCACGATGTCGGCGGGCGCCTGTGGCAGTTCCGCGCCGCCGCCCGAACCGCAGGTCACTTTGATCTCAATGGGGGTGTAAATCCCAAATGTCACCGCGCCCACCAGCCAGTTGAGGAACGAATACTGAGTCTCCACTTTGGCCACACCGTGCGGGCACTTGCCCATCGTTTCGACCGTCTTCGGCGGCACCAGGCCAAACAGCCAGCACGAGGCAAACGGCTGGTGGATGGTCTGGGTCCCCGGCGGGAGACCGGTGTCGATGGTGGCGTGGTAACAGCCCGGTACGGCCAGCAACAAGGCCACTGCGACGGCGGCGCTTTTCAGCGTCATGGACACCTCCTGAATGACGTTCACCGCGGACGAGCGTGAATTGGGCCTACTTAAGTCTGAATCATTCCGCGTCGCAAGCACAAAATCGGCGGGGCATGTTCAGGGGTGACGACATTGCGGACAACCGAATCCCACCGGCTCGGTTGACCCACTGAAGTTAGTCGGCATGCTCTGGAACCAATTATCCAGCCCGGGAGGGAATCCCGGTGTGGCTGACCGTCGCAGCGAACTGACGGCACAGCCGGAGGCATCGATCGATGCGGCGCTCCGGATAACGCCGCGTGATGGCGTTGACCGCCTCATAAACCGCGGTCTGGACGATGGCGATGACGCGGTACGATTGCGGCGCCGGCACCTGGCCCGTCAGGACGATCCCGACCACGGTCTGATTTCACTCGGTCGCCACATCGGCGCGCGCCGGCGCGGCTGCGACCAGCGCCGCACCGAACAAAAGGATCCATCCTCTCATGCTGACTGGCTCCTGGGTTCGATGGGTTGATACCTGCGGCGCGGCCGGTTGCGACAACCGCCCTCGCGATGACCTGGTTAAAGATATACCAACTCCATCCGCATTACGCCAAGGACGATTCAGCCGCATGTCCGGGAGGGCAACGTTTCGGTTCGTTGGACAGATCATTGCGGGATCGCAAACCGGATGTATATTATCCGTATTCCGTGCCGCCGTCGGCGGTGGCCCGTACTTACTTACCCATACTGTCATCCGGGAGGTCGCACCATGCGTAACAGCCCGCCTTTCGCAGTCGTTGTCGCCGTGTTGCTTGCCGCAGCGGCATATGCCGCTGTGCCGGCGAGCATGAGTGTGCAGGGGAAACTGACCGACGCCCTGGGCGAACCGATCGTCGGGAGCCAGAATTTCACGTTCAAAATCTTTGACGCCGCGGTTGGCGGGTCCGAGATCTGGCCCGGCGGTCCGGGCGAGACCCAGTCGCTGAACACCGACGCCAACGGTCTCTGGATCGGGCTGGTCGGCGCGGTAATCCCGCTCAACCACACAGTGTTTCAGGACACCGTGCGCTGGCTGGAGATTACGGTCAACGGGACCACGCTGCCGCGCACCCGATTGGTCACCGGCGCCTACGCGCATCGCGTCGGGACCGTCGACGGCGCCTCCGGTGGCTGGATTACCAGCAAGGTGACAATTGGGCCGGGGCAGACGAATACGGGGTCCGAGGCCTTCGTCGCCGGCAGCAATAACACCGCCACCGGCGGCTGGTCGAATGTCGGCGGCGGCAGCGGCAACCTCGCCTCCGGCCCGTGGTCGAGCATCGGCGGCGGTGCCGGCAATATGTCCAGCAACGACGGGACAACGGTCGGCGGCGGCGAGTACAATGTGGCCGCTGGTTTTCTGTCAACCGTCGGGGGCGGCTACAGCGATACGGCCTTCGGAGGCCACTCTGCCATCGGTGGCGGCAGCCGTAATCGCGCCTCCGGCGATTATTCATTCATCGGCGGCGGCCTTTACCACACGGCGTCGGGCACTGCCGCGACGGTGGCCGGCGGCGCGTCGAATCTTGCCTCCGCCTGGGGCGCCACGGTCGGCGGCGGGCAGTACGACACCGCGATTGGTTTATACTCCACCATCGCCGGCGGCAATCGCAACAGAGCAATAGGCGATGGGGCGACCGTCGGAGGCGGGGCCTACTGCTTTGCACGCGGCCCATACTCGGTCGTCGCCGGCGGCGGCGGGTTCGACAGCGACTCCAACTCGGCCAAGGGCGCCAACGCCACAATTGGCGGGGGCCGTCACAACTACGCCGATGGCGTAGTGGCAACGGTCTCCGGCGGCGCCAGCAACAATGCGCCGGCCAGTCATGCGACCATCAGTGGCGGCGGCTCCAATTCGGCCACCGACTTCGGGGCGGTTGTTTGCGGTGGGTACGCCAACACGGCCGCTGGAGCGTGGTCGACGGTTGCCGGCGGCGATCACTGCGAGGCCACCGGCCAGTGCTCGTTTGCCGCCGGTCGCAACGCCAAGGCGATTCACAACGGCAGTTGGGTCTGGGGCAGCAGCGAACCTGTCGACTTTCCCTCCACGGCCGATCGGCAATTCCTGATCCGCGCCGTGGGGGGCGTGGGCATCAATACCAACACACCGACCGAAGACCTCACGATCAACGGCACCGTCGCTTTCGAGAACTCGTCGCTGCCGGCAATCAACATGTTTGAATCTGGAACCAGCAACGCCGACAAGATGATTCTGGCGCATTCCTCCGCGTTCCCAGACTGGGGGCTGGAGTATCGCGACGCCGACGACAAGTTCGTCTTCATCCGCGATGGGTTCCCGGGCATGACGATCGATTTCAATCAGGCCAATACCCTCGTGGGATTCGGTTCGGTCGACTCGCCCTCCAATATCATCACGTTGCCCAACTTTAACAGCATCAACGGCCGCGCGCTCGGCTTTGCCTGGGATGTCTACTCTTCTCGCCGTTGGAAGACCAACATCCGTCCGCTGGATGGATCGCTGGACAAGGTGCGCCGCCTGCAGGGCGTCTCCTATGATCCCATCGAGGGCGGCGGGCGACAGATTGGTCTGATCGCCGAGGATGTCGGGCAGGTGGTTCCCGAAGTGGTGCAATACGAAGAGAACGGCGTCGATGCCAAGTCGATCGACTACGCGCGGCTGGTGGCGCTGCTCATCGAGGGGATGAAGGAACAACAGAAACGGATCGAGACGCTGGAGGCGACGATCCGGCAAATGCAACCGTAGCGCATTGCGTGGCACAACACCGGGAATCGGCGATTCAGCGAGGGGCAGCCAGCTCGGGGCAATGGTGAACTTTTGCTGTTGCCGAATACGGGAGCGATTCGGTATTGTTTGCCGAACGCTGACTGGAGGCGCTCCATGTGGATTGGCTTAATCGTCGTTGCGGTTGCCTTGATCGGCGTGTGGTGGTGGACGGTGGCACGGGACCAGCTCGTCTGCCCCAGTTGTGGCCATCCGATCGCGAAGCATCAGCAGCAGCAGCTCACTCCGGGACCGAACTACTGCGTGATCTGCCGCCGGGAATGCCACTGAGCGACGGCCCTGCCGCGGCGATGCCTGCCTTCCCGCGTCCACGGGAATGCCAATCGCGCTTCCATTTAACTTAACGGAGAGGCATGATGAAATCCCGTCAGCTCATCGCAAGCGGCGGTGTAAGGCCGTCGCCTTCCCGACCGGACCACAATGCTCCGATTTACGCTTGACTGGCGCAGCCAACCGGACATATTTCCTCCGTCTTTCAGTTTTGGACCAAGTGCAACCTTTCTCTCACGGAGGAGCATATGTTTACGGCGTATGGGCGCCGGGCGTTGCCGGCCTTCCTGTTGGCGCTGGCGTTGACGGCCTGCGACGACGACAAGTCGAGCAATTCCAATTGCACTCTGCCGGCGGCGGCCAAGGACCTGCTGGAGGATGCCCTTAACAACTGGAACGATCTCTTCGCGGCCAATGTCGAGGCGCTCGGCTGGACCTGCGACCGGACACTGGCCACGGCCGTAGACATCGAGGACCTGCTGGATGAAATCACCGACCCCGGCGCCTGGCTGCCGATCGGCGATCCTTCCGATCCGTCTTCGGTGAATGTCGCCCGGTTGCAGGACGATCCGGCGATCACCCCCGCGATGATCGCCGACTGGCGCGACGGGGTGGACGCCATGCTGGATATCGGCCAGTATGTCGTGCGCACCCGCTGGCGCAAGGGCACCGACGAGTTCACCACGCTCACCGTCACCAGCGACGACGAGATCATCTACGACAACATCCTCTACAACATCAGCGGCGCGGGGACTTCGACCCTTCTGGCGGCGGAAACACGGTGCGCGCACATTCGCATGTGGTGGATCTGGGAAAAGCACAAGGGATTCAACGGGTGGACCCGTGGCGAAATCATCGCCGACCTGAAACCCGATTGCTCGGGTCAGCAGATCATCTGCAACAAAGACTGCTCGGCCACGATGACCGGCGGCGACGCCAAGGTCAATTGCAAGACCACGCTGGCCGACAACTGCTGCATTATGGAGTACGAGTGGGCGTGGGCGTGCGGCTTCAAATCGGTCGAGGTCGAAGCCGATGGGTTCAAGCTCAAGGTGGAGGGGTATATCGGCTCCTCCGGCAGCGGCAACGGCAGTTGCAGCGAGTGCTGCGACCGTTGATCCCCATCGGGCGCGCGGAGAGCCGGCCGCGGCATTACCCGCGCGGCAGGATCGACAGATACTCCCGCCAGGGGCCGACCGCGTCGCGGTAGCGGAAGGCCATCGTGCGGGCAATCTGGGCAATGTGATTGAGATCGTGCACCGCCCAGGTCGCGATCAACTGCCCGGCGGTGACTGGTCCCAGCGCCGGATGCCGTCCCGGCGCGCTGAGATCGGCGGGGGAGAGCCGCATGTCGGCCAGCGCCGACAGGTTTGCGGCGCGCAGTTCGGCGAACTCGGCCAGCAGCATGGCCAATGTCTTGCCCTGGCTTTCGTGATACATGGCGAAGCGATCGACCGGGGCAAAGGCAATCGTGTCGCCATGCGCCAGGATGTGCCGCAGACGCACCATCCAGTCGGTCCGCTCGCCGTGAATCAGGTGCCCCACGACGTCATAAGGTGAAAACGTTTCCGGTCCGGTGTTGCAGGATGTCCACTCCTCCGGCAGGTCCGACAGCCACGCCGACAAAAGCGGCGGCGTGCGCCGGAGAATCGCGATGGCTTCGGGGATTCGCAATACGGCATCGTTTGACATGGCGCCTTAACCTCCGCCCATGATATAGCCGAAAACCGCGGCGCCTTCAAGCGCCCGTCGTGGGGTCTTGATACCTCACGAACATGTCGGCGATACAATCCCCGCCACGATCTACCCCGTGATTTCAATGCGGCCTGGGCAAGCCCCGACACAAAAAGCGTGTCAGGGCCACACCGCCACGGCGTGCCGAAGGCACAACAATGCTGACACAACTCACGAGTCGTTGCCGGCGGGTAGAAACCCCTAATCGGGAGATGGTTGTCTACACGTGCCTGCTGTCGTTTCGCTTCGCGAAACCGCGGTCGGAGACCGCGGCCGCACATCTCACTAACTGAGGCCGCCCGGCCCTCTAACCGAGTGGGCAAGAAGACATTAGGGATATGGGACCAACTCTAAAGCATAGGCAGATTACGGCGACGGGGAATCACGTAAGGGCCAGTGAGCAGGTTCTGCGTCGGGGGATCGTGCGCAATAATTCCACCGTTTCAGTCCGCAAATCCTGCCTTATATTCTATAACAAATATACACATCCGTCTTTGACGGGTGATTGTCTGTCCTCTCTCTGACCGTCAGTTCAGGCACTCTCAAGGAGGAATCCCATGCGCGCCCGCATGATCATCACCGCGTGTGGCGTGATTTTGGTTGGCACTGTTTCGCACGCCGCCGTCCCGACAAGCATTACCGTGCAAGGCAAACTCACCGACGCGGCCGGTCTTCCCTTGGTGGCGGGACCGAAGTCGTTTGTCTTCCGCATCTTCGACGCCGAATTTGGAGGCAGTGAAATCTGGCCCGGCGGCGCGGGCGAAGCGCAGACGATTACGTCGTCATCAGATGGTCTATGGATCGGTTTGATCGGCGCGATCAACCCACTGGGCGAGTCCGTCTTTGCCGACTCTGTGCGTTGGCTTGAGATCACTGTCAACGGCACAACACTGCCGCGCGTACGCCTCGTGACCGCACCATTCAGCTTCCGTGTCGCAACAGTTGACGGCGCTTCTGGCGGCACAATCACCAGTAAAGTCTCCATTGGGCCGGGGCACACGAACACAGGGATTCATTCGTTTGCCGCGGGCGAGGGACAAACGATCAGCGGACACTGGAGTTCGATCACGGGTGGAAGTGGCAGCTCTGCGTCTGGAGGACATGCGTTCATCGGTGGCGGCGAAGCGAACACGGCCGGCAGCGATTATGCGACTGTTGCCGGAGGAAAGGATAATCAAGCGGCCGGAGAACTCTCGGCGATTGTTGGCGGGGATGGCAATGTCGCGTCCGGAATCTGGTCTGCCATTGGAGGTGGCGAAGGCAACCAGACGCCTGCGGATTGGTCCACGGTCGGCGGAGGACTCACCAATCAAGCGAATGCAGGAGTAAGCACAGTCAGCGGCGGTCACAACAACATCGCCAGCGGAAATGCCTCAACCGTCTCTGGGGGCGAATTCAACCGGGCGCGCGGCAGTCACTCAGCCGTCGCCGGGGGGGGCGGACTCGTTGCTTCTGATTCGAATTCCGCATTGGGTGCCAACGCATTCGTCGGAGGCGGCAGAGGCAACATCGCTTCGGGCGACTCATCGACAATTGTGGCTGGTGCGCGAAACTTAGCCAGCGAGGTGAATGCGACGGTGGGCGGTGGCCGGGCCAATCAGGCAACCGCACAACATGCTACCGTCGCGGGCGGAAGTGGAAATGTCGCCGAAGGACCGCACGCGTTTGTCGGAGGTGGAGATGGCGTGGTCGCCACAGGCGCGGCCAGCACTGTCGGCGGCGGCGAAAGCAATTCGGCGTCCCAGAGCTACGCAACGGTCGGGGGTGGTATACTCAACGAAGCGGGGGGATACGGGTCATTTGTCGGTAGCGGCGAGGAGAACCAGGCAACGGGTGTGATTTCCGCCATCCCCGGCGGTACAGGAAATCGCGCTGCGGGCTATGCAGCGAATGTTGCTGGAGGAATCCTGAATGTTGCCGGGGACACGGCGGCAAGCATCGGCGGCGGACGACACAATCGAGCGAGGGGACGCTATTCCGTCGTGTCCGGCGGCGGTGGGCCCGCGGAAACGGATTCCAATGCCGCTTATGGGACGAATTCAACAATTGGAGGTGGCAGGGCGAACCTGGCCGTCGCGGACTCGACGACGATCGGAGGTGGCGGTGGTAACGTCACCGCGGCCATCGGGGCGACAATTGCCGGCGGTGGAGCCAACTTCGTCCGCGGCGCCTTTGGCGTCGTTGGAGGAGGCAAGAACAACCGCTCGCATGGCCCCTATTCCGTGATCGGCGGGGGCGGCGGCGACGCATCCGCAGATTCCAATGCGGCCGCCGGCCAGAATACCACCGTTTCCGGAGGACGATCCAATGCCGCCACTGGGCGATACGCGTCGGTCGGCGGAGGACGCCATGGGCGCGCCCACGGGGCATATTCTTTCATCGGAGGAGGCGGCGGGGACTTGGACAAGGATTCCAACGCGGCGTCCGGACAAAACGCAACCGTGTGTGGCGGTGGTATGAACACCGCATCAGGGGATTACGGAACTGTGGGGGGAGGACGCCGGAATTACTCCCGTGGGAAATTCGCTTTCGTCGGCGGTGGCGGCGGAGATTTTGAGCCCGACTCAAATTCTGCTTCCGGTGAGAATTCCGTCATCTCCGGAGGAAAGAGCAACGTTGCCAGTGGCCTTCGCGCAACGGTGTCCGGCGGCTTCTCCAATCGGGCGACCGATCAGGGCGCCAGCATCGGCGGTGGCACAGCCAATGATGCTTCGGCGCTGGCCGCCACGGTCAGCGGCGGATATCGAAATCACGCTCGAGGAGAGTACAGCGTTGTGTGCGGCGGAGGCGGGCAGCTCGACTCGGACACGAACACGGCCGCCGGAAGCAGCTCATTCATCGGGGGCGGCGCCGGCAATTATGTCAGCTCCTCGGCGGAGTACTCGGTGATCGGTGGCGGGCGGAACAATCTGGCGAGCGGAGATTCTTCCGTCATCGCGGGAGGACTCAACAATACTGCGAGCGGTCATTCATCGACTATCGGCGGTGGCAAATACAATGAGGCGTTGGCGTCGAACTCAACTGTGTGCTGTGGGCTTTCGAACATAGCATCCGGATCGCAGGCGGTCGCGGTCGGTGGACAACTGAATGAGGCGCGAGGACTACGCTCGCTGGCGGCTGGCTTCAATGCCAAAGCACATCACCAGGGTTCAATCGTGATCGCCGCTGGTGGAAGCGGTGTAGTGAGTGATTCAATCAGGTCGGGTGCCAATGGGCAAATGGTGCTCCGCGCCAATGCAGGGCTTTACATTACAAACACCTCTGGAACGGCCACACCCATAGCGGGTCAGTTTATTACCACGACCGCAGGTTCCCCGGGAGCTCACCTCACGACAACCGGCGTCTGGACGAACGCATCCAGCGCGGAGAGCAAAGAAAACTTCCGGCCGCTGGACGGCGACT from the bacterium genome contains:
- a CDS encoding tail fiber domain-containing protein; this encodes MRNSPPFAVVVAVLLAAAAYAAVPASMSVQGKLTDALGEPIVGSQNFTFKIFDAAVGGSEIWPGGPGETQSLNTDANGLWIGLVGAVIPLNHTVFQDTVRWLEITVNGTTLPRTRLVTGAYAHRVGTVDGASGGWITSKVTIGPGQTNTGSEAFVAGSNNTATGGWSNVGGGSGNLASGPWSSIGGGAGNMSSNDGTTVGGGEYNVAAGFLSTVGGGYSDTAFGGHSAIGGGSRNRASGDYSFIGGGLYHTASGTAATVAGGASNLASAWGATVGGGQYDTAIGLYSTIAGGNRNRAIGDGATVGGGAYCFARGPYSVVAGGGGFDSDSNSAKGANATIGGGRHNYADGVVATVSGGASNNAPASHATISGGGSNSATDFGAVVCGGYANTAAGAWSTVAGGDHCEATGQCSFAAGRNAKAIHNGSWVWGSSEPVDFPSTADRQFLIRAVGGVGINTNTPTEDLTINGTVAFENSSLPAINMFESGTSNADKMILAHSSAFPDWGLEYRDADDKFVFIRDGFPGMTIDFNQANTLVGFGSVDSPSNIITLPNFNSINGRALGFAWDVYSSRRWKTNIRPLDGSLDKVRRLQGVSYDPIEGGGRQIGLIAEDVGQVVPEVVQYEENGVDAKSIDYARLVALLIEGMKEQQKRIETLEATIRQMQP
- a CDS encoding tail fiber domain-containing protein, with translation MRARMIITACGVILVGTVSHAAVPTSITVQGKLTDAAGLPLVAGPKSFVFRIFDAEFGGSEIWPGGAGEAQTITSSSDGLWIGLIGAINPLGESVFADSVRWLEITVNGTTLPRVRLVTAPFSFRVATVDGASGGTITSKVSIGPGHTNTGIHSFAAGEGQTISGHWSSITGGSGSSASGGHAFIGGGEANTAGSDYATVAGGKDNQAAGELSAIVGGDGNVASGIWSAIGGGEGNQTPADWSTVGGGLTNQANAGVSTVSGGHNNIASGNASTVSGGEFNRARGSHSAVAGGGGLVASDSNSALGANAFVGGGRGNIASGDSSTIVAGARNLASEVNATVGGGRANQATAQHATVAGGSGNVAEGPHAFVGGGDGVVATGAASTVGGGESNSASQSYATVGGGILNEAGGYGSFVGSGEENQATGVISAIPGGTGNRAAGYAANVAGGILNVAGDTAASIGGGRHNRARGRYSVVSGGGGPAETDSNAAYGTNSTIGGGRANLAVADSTTIGGGGGNVTAAIGATIAGGGANFVRGAFGVVGGGKNNRSHGPYSVIGGGGGDASADSNAAAGQNTTVSGGRSNAATGRYASVGGGRHGRAHGAYSFIGGGGGDLDKDSNAASGQNATVCGGGMNTASGDYGTVGGGRRNYSRGKFAFVGGGGGDFEPDSNSASGENSVISGGKSNVASGLRATVSGGFSNRATDQGASIGGGTANDASALAATVSGGYRNHARGEYSVVCGGGGQLDSDTNTAAGSSSFIGGGAGNYVSSSAEYSVIGGGRNNLASGDSSVIAGGLNNTASGHSSTIGGGKYNEALASNSTVCCGLSNIASGSQAVAVGGQLNEARGLRSLAAGFNAKAHHQGSIVIAAGGSGVVSDSIRSGANGQMVLRANAGLYITNTSGTATPIAGQFITTTAGSPGAHLTTTGVWTNASSAESKENFRPLDGDCLLEKVVQLPITRWNYKDDPDSVTHIGPVAQDFYRLFGVGSNDRTISTIDPSGVALAAIQTLCKRNQELETAVIKLQNELKSIRETLATRSK
- a CDS encoding CoA-binding protein, with amino-acid sequence MQPAITEFLAQRRIAVVGVSRNRGFGNAVFKKLAECGYETVPINANADTVEGVRCFRSLAKLPAPVDAVVTVVPPSQTPGLVEECAALGIKHIWMQQGSESKAAIEKAGALGLNAVHHACLLMYADPRGIHGLHRWLHDRLGGG
- a CDS encoding DinB family protein, with the translated sequence MSNDAVLRIPEAIAILRRTPPLLSAWLSDLPEEWTSCNTGPETFSPYDVVGHLIHGERTDWMVRLRHILAHGDTIAFAPVDRFAMYHESQGKTLAMLLAEFAELRAANLSALADMRLSPADLSAPGRHPALGPVTAGQLIATWAVHDLNHIAQIARTMAFRYRDAVGPWREYLSILPRG